A genome region from Labilibaculum antarcticum includes the following:
- the ybeY gene encoding rRNA maturation RNase YbeY → MVITYDSCETNIPAIDQERLSEWINRVVVTNGYEIGEINYYFCSDNYLLEMNREHLNHDYFTDIITFDYTVSDIVSGDLFISIDTVLDNAKEYGCDYFQELHRVMIHGILHLMEIDDKTDEDQEIMTQKEDESLALLSNID, encoded by the coding sequence ATGGTGATTACTTACGATTCGTGTGAAACTAATATTCCCGCGATTGATCAGGAGCGTTTAAGCGAATGGATCAATCGCGTTGTTGTTACTAATGGTTACGAAATAGGGGAGATAAATTACTATTTTTGCTCCGACAATTACTTGCTTGAAATGAATCGTGAACACCTGAATCACGATTATTTTACGGATATTATTACTTTTGATTATACCGTTTCTGATATTGTATCAGGAGATTTATTTATTAGTATAGATACAGTTCTGGATAACGCAAAAGAATATGGATGCGATTACTTTCAGGAATTGCATCGTGTAATGATTCATGGAATCCTTCATTTAATGGAAATTGACGATAAAACTGATGAGGATCAGGAAATAATGACTCAAAAGGAAGACGAATCATTAGCATTACTTTCCAATATTGATTAA